A stretch of DNA from Microlunatus sp. Gsoil 973:
CGGCGTCGCGGCCAGTTCGAACGGTGATCGGATCGAGCAGACCATGATCGCCACCGGCGACCCCTATCCCATTGACGGCTCGGTGGACTCGTTCACCCGATGGCGGCACCATCTGCTGGTCGGCGAGATCAACGACGGCAACAGCTTCCACGCGTTCGGATCGATCGCCGGACATGCCGGGATCTTCACCACGGCAGGAGATCTGTTGACCTTCGGCCGCATGCTGCTGGATTCGCTGGACGGTCGCGGACCGGTGCGGGCCGCGACCGTCGCCCGCTTCGGCACAGCGGGTGACGATCCGGGGCAGGCATTGGGTTTCCGGATCTGGAACGTGGCCGCCGGCCGAGCGATCGGGCACACCGGCTTTCCGGGCATCGGTTTCGCCGTCCTGCCCGAGCACGACGCGGTTGCGGTGATGATCACCAACCGGTTGCACGTGGCCGGTCGACCGCGCAATCTCGAACGCCTGTGGACAACGGTGCTGGACGCCCTGCCGGGACTGCTGCCGGCGCCGACGGCCGCGCCGCGTCAGGCCGCTGGATCCGTACCGTCGCGTGATCCGGACTCCGTCGATCCGGGTATGTCGGGTTCCGGCATCGTCTGACTGCCGTCGGTCTGCCCCTCGGGTCGCCCGCCATAATGTCCATCGGATCGCCCGTCGGATGCTGCGGCCACCGGAACCAGCGGCAGGCTACCGGTGACGGTCAGCGGATCGTCCGCCTTCAGGTCCGCGCGTGTCGACCGGAGGGTGACGCCGACTCCGACCGCGCGGCGCAGACCCGGTGCCCCCTCGACCCGAAGCAGCCGGCCGAGCCAACCGGCGCCCATCCGCAGCGGTGAGCTGAGGAACTCCCCCATCACGACACCGCTGCCGAGGGCCAGAGCGATCGCCGTCGCCGCCAGCATCTGTCCCAGGCCTTCGTTGAATCGCGACTCGACAGCGGCGAAGACAGCCCGGAAGACGGCGAGACCGGGCAGCAGGGGCGTGATCCCGGCCATCACCGTGACGATGGCCGGAGCCCGGCGCCGGATCGACAGCAGGGTGGCCGCCAGCCCGACCGCGATGGCGGCCAGGCCGCTGGCGAGCACCTGACCGAAGCCGACCAGACCGAAGATCACGATCAGCAGTTGGGCTACGCCCGACGCCAGGCCAGAAGCCGGCAGGAAGCGGAGCGGCGCATAGCAGGCGATCATCAGGCACAGCCCGGCCAGCGCCGCACCGAACACCGAACCGAAGATCGACAGCGGTGTGTCCGGGGTGTGGTACGGCGCCGGCGCGGCGACGTCGACCGTGATGTCGTTGCCGAGCAGCGCGGACAGCTGCAGCACCATCACGATGCCGACGACGATGCCGGCAGTCATGAAGATCACGTCGCCCAGCCGGGCGGCGGCGGTGACCATGTATCCGGTCAGGGCGTCCTGGACGGCGCCGACCAGAGTCAGTCCGGAGAGCAGCACGACGATGCCGGTCGCGATCAGCGTCTCGGGCAGTTGGCCGGTGAACCTCGAGGCCACCACTGCGACCGCGGTGGCGATCGCGGCGCCGGCGGCCTGCAGGAAGAAGAACGGCAGCCGGACGCGGTTGAGCAACCGGCCGACCCGGTCGATCACCGCTGTGGTCGCCGCCGCGAGGCCGCAGGTGATCCAACTGCCGCCGAGCAGCATCGCAACGCCGAGGGCGAAGCCCGCCCAACCGAGGGTGGCCAGCCAACGAGGGTACGGATGGGGCCGGTCGGTCAGCCGGTCCATCGCCTGGTGTGCCTCCTCCGGCGTCACGCCGCCGGTGGTGATCCGGCGG
This window harbors:
- a CDS encoding serine hydrolase — translated: MAAALCSEAEPGTEPPPGAVLGLAVGDQQWVVPYGDAVRTTGRVEPFRVDTRTDAGSVTKIISTTAACLRLVDSGRLELDARAAMIIDDRLPADITVGDLLEHQAGLWEWWPLYLRAADHDHALKLVTTLPRRYRRRSGRHYSDLGFMLLGALVEQLTGLPLDRACSALVLEPFGLAATRYAVPAGGAGVAASSNGDRIEQTMIATGDPYPIDGSVDSFTRWRHHLLVGEINDGNSFHAFGSIAGHAGIFTTAGDLLTFGRMLLDSLDGRGPVRAATVARFGTAGDDPGQALGFRIWNVAAGRAIGHTGFPGIGFAVLPEHDAVAVMITNRLHVAGRPRNLERLWTTVLDALPGLLPAPTAAPRQAAGSVPSRDPDSVDPGMSGSGIV
- a CDS encoding threonine/serine exporter ThrE family protein, translating into MADNRRRISPSLRRGLRMGLRGPREPASTAGQRRRRSHSGLSDRYTRQVLDLTIRLAEVMLSSGSGTADVVATAQDVAQSYQLTDCVVDITFTTIIVSAQPEPDADPVTLVRAVRNRTTDYTRLTELDDLVRRITTGGVTPEEAHQAMDRLTDRPHPYPRWLATLGWAGFALGVAMLLGGSWITCGLAAATTAVIDRVGRLLNRVRLPFFFLQAAGAAIATAVAVVASRFTGQLPETLIATGIVVLLSGLTLVGAVQDALTGYMVTAAARLGDVIFMTAGIVVGIVMVLQLSALLGNDITVDVAAPAPYHTPDTPLSIFGSVFGAALAGLCLMIACYAPLRFLPASGLASGVAQLLIVIFGLVGFGQVLASGLAAIAVGLAATLLSIRRRAPAIVTVMAGITPLLPGLAVFRAVFAAVESRFNEGLGQMLAATAIALALGSGVVMGEFLSSPLRMGAGWLGRLLRVEGAPGLRRAVGVGVTLRSTRADLKADDPLTVTGSLPLVPVAAASDGRSDGHYGGRPEGQTDGSQTMPEPDIPGSTESGSRDGTDPAA